A part of Flexistipes sp. genomic DNA contains:
- the nuoH gene encoding NADH-quinone oxidoreductase subunit NuoH codes for MLIDVVLILIKILLVITVLLLGVAYMTWAERKVVGHMQVRLGPTHVGWKGLLQPIADGLKLVSKEDVVPTMVDKPVYILAPLLSLIPALAAFAVIPFADKFMFMGREMQPYITDVNIGLLYVLAISSVGTYGIIMAGWASNSKYALLGSLRSSAQVVSYETAMGLALVGPVLLAGTLSLREITLAQGQTVWFIVPQIVAFVVYLISAVAETNRAPFDLPEAETEIVAGFHVEYSSMKFALFFLAEYANMYVVSSIAAIVFLGGFSGPVLPGFIWFVLKVLLFMFFYLWLRATFPRLRFDQLMHLGWKVLIPVALANIVVTAVIVYIVR; via the coding sequence ATGCTAATTGATGTGGTTTTGATATTAATCAAAATTTTACTTGTAATCACAGTACTGTTACTCGGTGTTGCCTATATGACATGGGCAGAGAGAAAAGTAGTCGGGCATATGCAGGTAAGGCTCGGTCCTACGCATGTGGGATGGAAAGGTCTTTTGCAGCCTATTGCAGATGGTCTGAAACTGGTGTCCAAAGAAGATGTTGTCCCTACAATGGTGGACAAACCGGTGTACATTCTTGCTCCGCTTTTAAGTCTTATTCCTGCTCTTGCCGCGTTTGCGGTGATCCCCTTTGCCGATAAATTTATGTTTATGGGAAGGGAAATGCAGCCTTATATTACGGATGTCAATATTGGATTGTTATATGTTCTGGCGATTTCATCTGTGGGCACTTACGGAATAATCATGGCTGGTTGGGCTTCGAATTCAAAATATGCTCTGCTTGGTAGTCTTAGATCTTCAGCACAGGTTGTCAGCTACGAAACAGCTATGGGGCTTGCGCTTGTCGGCCCGGTATTGCTTGCAGGAACACTTAGCCTCAGGGAAATCACTCTGGCGCAGGGACAGACTGTATGGTTCATTGTCCCCCAAATTGTTGCTTTTGTGGTTTACCTCATTTCTGCTGTGGCTGAAACAAACAGAGCTCCTTTTGATTTGCCGGAAGCGGAAACAGAAATTGTAGCCGGCTTTCATGTAGAGTATTCAAGTATGAAATTTGCTCTGTTTTTCCTGGCTGAATATGCCAACATGTATGTCGTTTCCTCCATTGCTGCAATTGTTTTTCTTGGAGGATTCAGCGGACCTGTTCTGCCGGGATTCATATGGTTCGTGCTGAAAGTTTTGCTGTTCATGTTTTTCTACCTGTGGCTGAGAGCTACATTCCCGCGTTTACGTTTTGATCAGCTTATGCATCTTGGTTGGAAGGTGCTGATACCTGTTGCTCTTGCTAATATAGTGGTAACGGCAGTAATAGTTTACATTGTGAGGTAA
- the nuoK gene encoding NADH-quinone oxidoreductase subunit NuoK has protein sequence MLLQHYLILSAVLFGIGITGVLIRRNLIVMFMSMELMLNAVNINMAAFSKYLHAMSGQIFIVFIMCVAAAEAAVGLALIISLFRNKQTINADEFNLMSK, from the coding sequence ATGTTATTGCAGCATTATTTGATATTAAGCGCGGTATTGTTCGGGATCGGTATCACCGGCGTGCTTATACGAAGAAATCTGATTGTTATGTTTATGTCAATGGAACTAATGCTTAATGCGGTCAACATAAATATGGCTGCTTTTTCCAAATATTTACATGCAATGAGCGGACAGATATTTATCGTTTTCATTATGTGCGTAGCGGCTGCTGAGGCGGCAGTAGGTCTTGCATTAATTATTTCACTTTTTAGGAACAAACAGACGATAAATGCAGATGAGTTTAATTTAATGAGTAAATAG
- a CDS encoding NAD(P)H-dependent glycerol-3-phosphate dehydrogenase, with protein MSECISIIGGGSWGTALADLIAGNGYEVTVFAKEKEVVEGINKDNENGLFLAGHKLHSSIKAEALEKIKESKVPRAVWAVPTQFSRDVAAMALHALENSSVMIATKGIEISTGELIYDILNEELNSNLTILSGPSFAKEVAAKKPTAVSIASNEETERIYWQKVVSNTFFRAYTSEDVIGVEVGGAIKNVIAIATGISDGLGFGLNARAGLITRGLAEITRLGLSLGAKHETFMGLSGMGDLVLTATGDLSRNRNVGLKIAEGLSLTEITENMKMVAEGVYTAKAAHFLSDRIKVDMPITKEVYKILYENKKPYQSVMDLMSRDLKSESVK; from the coding sequence ATGAGTGAATGTATCAGTATAATCGGTGGTGGAAGCTGGGGAACTGCTCTTGCTGATCTTATAGCCGGCAATGGATACGAAGTGACTGTTTTTGCTAAGGAAAAAGAGGTTGTTGAGGGTATAAATAAAGATAATGAAAATGGTCTGTTCCTTGCGGGGCACAAACTGCACAGTAGTATTAAGGCAGAGGCTTTGGAGAAAATTAAGGAGAGTAAAGTCCCCAGAGCTGTTTGGGCTGTACCAACGCAATTCAGCAGGGATGTAGCAGCTATGGCACTGCATGCACTTGAAAACAGCTCAGTAATGATTGCAACAAAGGGAATAGAAATAAGTACCGGTGAGCTGATATACGATATTTTGAATGAAGAGCTAAACAGTAACCTTACGATTTTGTCAGGACCCTCCTTTGCTAAAGAGGTTGCCGCTAAAAAGCCGACTGCAGTCAGTATAGCATCAAATGAAGAAACGGAGAGAATTTACTGGCAAAAGGTGGTCTCAAACACATTCTTCAGGGCTTATACTTCTGAAGATGTTATTGGTGTTGAAGTCGGTGGAGCAATCAAAAATGTCATTGCTATAGCTACCGGCATATCAGATGGATTGGGATTTGGGCTTAATGCGAGGGCTGGTCTGATTACCAGAGGTTTGGCTGAGATAACCCGCCTGGGGCTTTCACTTGGGGCAAAACATGAAACGTTTATGGGGCTGAGCGGCATGGGTGATCTTGTTCTAACAGCCACCGGTGATTTAAGCAGGAATAGAAATGTAGGGCTGAAGATTGCAGAAGGCTTGAGCTTAACAGAAATAACGGAAAACATGAAGATGGTGGCTGAAGGTGTATATACTGCTAAAGCAGCACATTTTTTATCAGATAGAATAAAAGTTGATATGCCGATTACAAAAGAGGTTTATAAAATATTGTATGAAAATAAAAAACCTTACCAATCAGTGATGGACTTAATGAGCAGAGACCTTAAGTCTGAAAGTGTAAAATAA
- a CDS encoding NADH-quinone oxidoreductase subunit N → MGQSIIAIMPEVLMTFFAIGLLVIDLVASDEKKSGIAYFGIAFILITLLLTIPVSGFKVVGFDGMLVWDSYAYAFFVVFSIAFILGSLGAVDYMKRLGINKGEYYIIMFLSIIGMLFMVSATDLTILYLGMETMALSMYIIAGFNKWNMKSNESGIKYFIIGAFSSAIFLFGLSYVYGYTGSTKYAEIAQMISANGLDHLSLKLGLVMMLAGLAFKISAVPFHMWAPDVYSGAPTPATGFMTVAPKAAAFGALIRFIWVALEPATASWQLFFSILAVLTMTYGNLVAIAQNNVKRMLAYSAISHAGYMLIGVVAANDLGYQAIALYMIIYGFMNIGAFTILAQMKNKGVIEDERLESFAGLSKSNPLTALAMLLFMFSLAGIPPLAGFIGKFYIFAAAIKSNFVWLAIVGVLNSAVACYYYMRVTIFMYFKEPEYEVEADLQPAGAIVTFVATVFVILIGVFPTFFVNLVKNMVI, encoded by the coding sequence ATGGGTCAAAGTATAATTGCGATTATGCCTGAAGTTCTGATGACTTTTTTTGCAATTGGCCTTCTGGTTATAGATTTGGTTGCAAGTGATGAGAAAAAGTCAGGCATAGCATATTTCGGAATAGCCTTTATATTGATAACACTATTATTAACAATACCGGTCAGCGGATTCAAGGTAGTTGGTTTTGACGGAATGCTTGTCTGGGATTCTTATGCTTATGCATTTTTTGTAGTATTCAGCATAGCTTTTATACTTGGTTCCTTAGGTGCTGTGGACTATATGAAAAGACTTGGTATTAATAAAGGTGAATATTACATAATTATGTTCCTTAGTATCATAGGGATGCTGTTTATGGTCAGTGCAACTGATTTGACCATACTCTATCTTGGAATGGAGACAATGGCTCTTTCAATGTATATTATAGCCGGATTTAATAAATGGAATATGAAATCCAATGAATCCGGAATAAAATACTTTATTATCGGTGCATTTTCATCAGCTATATTTCTATTTGGTCTATCCTATGTATATGGATACACAGGCAGCACAAAATATGCTGAAATTGCACAGATGATATCAGCAAACGGTCTGGATCACTTAAGCTTGAAACTTGGTTTGGTAATGATGCTTGCCGGTCTCGCATTCAAAATCTCGGCTGTTCCTTTCCATATGTGGGCTCCTGATGTTTACTCAGGTGCACCTACACCAGCTACAGGATTTATGACTGTAGCACCTAAGGCTGCAGCTTTCGGCGCTCTTATTAGATTTATCTGGGTAGCTTTAGAGCCCGCTACAGCTTCATGGCAGCTGTTTTTCAGTATATTAGCTGTTCTGACTATGACTTACGGTAACCTTGTTGCTATAGCCCAGAACAATGTTAAAAGAATGCTTGCTTATTCAGCTATTTCTCATGCTGGTTATATGCTTATAGGTGTTGTGGCTGCAAATGATTTGGGATATCAGGCGATAGCACTGTATATGATTATATACGGCTTCATGAATATAGGAGCTTTTACAATTCTGGCTCAGATGAAGAATAAGGGCGTTATTGAAGATGAAAGGCTGGAAAGTTTTGCAGGTCTGTCTAAGAGTAATCCTCTGACGGCTCTGGCTATGCTGTTATTTATGTTTTCACTTGCGGGCATTCCTCCTCTGGCTGGGTTTATAGGTAAATTTTATATTTTTGCCGCTGCGATAAAGAGCAATTTTGTGTGGCTGGCTATTGTCGGTGTACTGAACAGTGCTGTAGCATGCTATTACTACATGCGTGTCACAATCTTCATGTATTTTAAAGAGCCTGAATACGAGGTTGAAGCTGACTTACAACCAGCAGGTGCCATTGTCACTTTTGTTGCCACTGTTTTTGTTATACTTATAGGAGTCTTCCCAACATTCTTTGTGAATTTAGTAAAGAATATGGTAATATAG
- the nuoI gene encoding NADH-quinone oxidoreductase subunit NuoI, producing the protein MKNIFNTILFTEMLQGMGVTLKHFFKKPVTYKYPYEATPIFPRFRGLHYMKTNEKGESLCVGCYLCEAVCPSDCIHIETDAGPKGERLVKKYELDLARCIYCGFCEEACPVDAIHMGNRFDIVQSRRDTYTVNMKYLVQNYKGE; encoded by the coding sequence ATGAAAAATATATTTAACACAATATTATTTACTGAAATGCTGCAGGGGATGGGTGTCACACTTAAACATTTTTTCAAGAAGCCCGTTACTTATAAGTACCCTTATGAAGCGACGCCTATTTTTCCGAGATTCAGAGGTTTGCACTATATGAAGACTAACGAGAAAGGTGAATCTTTGTGCGTGGGATGCTACCTCTGCGAAGCAGTTTGCCCTTCGGATTGTATTCATATAGAAACCGATGCCGGTCCGAAAGGCGAGCGTCTTGTAAAAAAATATGAACTTGATTTAGCAAGGTGTATATACTGTGGATTCTGTGAGGAAGCCTGTCCAGTGGATGCTATACATATGGGTAACAGATTTGATATTGTACAGTCCAGAAGAGATACATACACAGTAAACATGAAATATTTGGTACAAAATTATAAAGGAGAATAG
- a CDS encoding mannose-1-phosphate guanylyltransferase/mannose-6-phosphate isomerase — protein sequence MINLILCGGSGTRLWPLSRKHLPKQFVKIFDGESLFQKTVKRNMHLCDELFIISGENQYFLAVDQLEELDILKNKKVRFFLESEGRNTAPAIALSCFDMDPQETVLVCPSDHIVSDPDVYEQAVARAAELAEDENLVTFGISPSYPETGYGYIQAKGEDVRAFKEKPDAATAQKYLKSGDYLWNSGMFCFKSSTILKAMAKHAKDIFEASENAYNNRSIIGENQFKIKKKDMQSIPAESIDYAVMERTDNVKVVYGEFGWNDVGSFKSLFDLSERDIVNNAVLNLQTEKALEPVVINARNNLIINNKRQIAIIGEDNLVVVDTDDALLIANKSESQKVKEIVNQLKERGSELAEIHKTVIRPWGSYAILEEGPQYKIKKITVKAGKRLSLQKHFHRNEHWVVVSGTAKVTLDDEVFLLRQNESTFIKMGAEHRLENPGNIELVIIESQVGEYTGEDDIVRIEDDFKRNE from the coding sequence ATGATTAATCTGATTCTTTGTGGAGGAAGCGGGACACGGCTGTGGCCTCTGAGCAGAAAACATCTGCCAAAACAGTTTGTTAAAATTTTTGATGGAGAATCGCTTTTTCAGAAAACAGTAAAAAGGAATATGCATCTCTGTGACGAGCTGTTCATAATTTCCGGTGAAAACCAGTATTTTCTTGCGGTGGATCAACTTGAAGAACTTGATATTTTAAAAAATAAAAAAGTCAGGTTTTTTCTGGAATCGGAAGGGAGAAACACAGCGCCTGCAATTGCATTAAGCTGTTTTGATATGGATCCTCAGGAAACTGTATTAGTTTGCCCGTCAGATCACATAGTCTCCGATCCCGATGTATATGAGCAGGCTGTTGCCCGGGCAGCGGAGCTTGCGGAGGACGAAAATCTTGTTACTTTCGGAATTTCTCCTTCATATCCTGAAACAGGATACGGATATATACAAGCAAAGGGTGAAGATGTCAGAGCATTCAAAGAAAAGCCTGATGCTGCGACTGCCCAAAAATACTTAAAAAGCGGAGATTATTTATGGAACAGCGGAATGTTCTGTTTTAAATCCAGCACTATTCTTAAAGCGATGGCTAAACACGCCAAAGATATTTTTGAAGCCAGTGAAAATGCATACAATAACAGATCAATAATTGGAGAGAATCAGTTTAAAATAAAAAAGAAAGACATGCAGAGTATTCCGGCTGAAAGTATAGATTATGCAGTTATGGAACGGACTGATAATGTTAAGGTAGTCTACGGAGAGTTTGGCTGGAATGATGTTGGAAGTTTTAAGTCATTGTTTGATCTGTCTGAAAGGGATATTGTAAATAATGCAGTACTGAATCTTCAAACTGAAAAAGCCTTGGAACCGGTGGTGATAAACGCCCGCAATAACCTTATAATAAACAATAAAAGGCAGATTGCGATAATAGGGGAGGACAATCTCGTGGTGGTGGACACAGATGATGCTCTGCTTATTGCCAACAAGTCGGAAAGCCAGAAGGTTAAAGAGATTGTTAACCAGCTAAAGGAAAGAGGTTCTGAACTCGCAGAAATTCACAAAACGGTCATAAGGCCATGGGGGTCATATGCGATACTTGAGGAGGGTCCGCAGTATAAAATTAAAAAGATTACAGTAAAAGCTGGTAAACGCCTCTCTCTTCAGAAGCATTTCCACAGAAATGAACACTGGGTGGTTGTGAGCGGAACGGCGAAGGTAACTCTGGATGATGAAGTTTTTCTGCTGAGGCAGAACGAATCCACATTTATTAAAATGGGAGCTGAGCACAGGTTGGAGAATCCCGGCAATATAGAATTGGTCATAATTGAATCGCAGGTGGGGGAGTATACCGGTGAAGATGATATCGTCAGAATCGAAGATGATTTTAAAAGGAACGAATAA
- a CDS encoding NADH-quinone oxidoreductase subunit J family protein, with the protein MEQLAFYVLAFVAIISALFMITRINPVHSALWMLLTFFAVAGIFVQLNAEFIAAIQVLVYAGAILVLYLFVVMLLNPKSRGFIKVPVRYTLGTLVALVVVIQIFATLRSTNVIGKQGTITPEIMKESGNVFLFGKELFTTYLVPFEVSSILLLVAMIGAIALAKKD; encoded by the coding sequence ATGGAACAGTTGGCATTTTACGTACTCGCATTTGTAGCGATAATTTCAGCCCTGTTCATGATTACACGGATTAACCCGGTACACTCGGCACTGTGGATGCTTTTGACGTTTTTTGCCGTGGCTGGGATATTTGTGCAGCTTAATGCTGAATTTATCGCGGCAATCCAGGTGCTCGTTTATGCGGGTGCAATTTTGGTTTTGTATTTATTCGTTGTAATGCTACTGAATCCGAAAAGCCGCGGATTTATCAAAGTGCCTGTAAGGTACACATTAGGCACACTAGTGGCTCTTGTGGTGGTTATCCAGATTTTTGCCACACTCCGAAGCACTAATGTCATCGGAAAGCAAGGAACTATAACCCCTGAAATCATGAAAGAATCCGGAAATGTGTTTCTTTTTGGTAAAGAGCTGTTTACCACTTATCTGGTGCCTTTCGAGGTATCATCAATATTGCTGCTTGTGGCAATGATCGGGGCCATAGCCCTTGCGAAAAAAGATTAA
- the nuoL gene encoding NADH-quinone oxidoreductase subunit L, protein MIELGILLGPLAAIIINAFFGRLYLKEKASYVSIAGVLISLVLSILTFVRVAGGYHLDTVVYEWVIAGNIHIPFGILIDQLTAIMLIVVTFVSTMVHIYSLGYMHHDPGHWRFFTYLSIFTLSMLILVLGNNFLMLFVGWELVGLSSYLLIGFWFHKDSAADASKKAFVVNRIGDFGFYIGLLLVIITFNSLSYSDAFNIHAIEQAKEITYPIFGIQMSLLDIMTFGLFCGAIGKSAQFPLHVWLPDAMEGPTPVSALIHAATMVTAGVYMVARCNPLFAQAEVTSVIVVYVGAITAFLGATIGLTQFDFKRVLAYSTVSQLGYMIMAAGAGAYVAAIFHLFTHAFFKALLFLCSGSVMHAMQDELDIRKMGGLIKKMPITGYTFLIGCIAIAGIPPLAGFWSKDEILAMTFSADFKFAWFIGAVVAFMTAFYMFRLWWMVFKGEPRDKHLYDHAHESPSSMTVPLILLAILSVVVGAIFGYPLENGYIHSFLGPVLTPAHAGAHHMSAALSTGLMILSIVLAAAGIYVSYLYYIQKPELPGKTVKAFKPVHNFFYRKWYFDEVYDAVIIQPIVLISRFLWKGFDNNVIDFIVNGVGWIARSLGSFLRIIQTGRMQTYLFTMVLGVVILLSIFYMGY, encoded by the coding sequence ATGATTGAGTTAGGGATACTATTAGGACCTCTTGCAGCAATAATTATAAACGCCTTTTTCGGTAGGCTTTATTTGAAGGAGAAAGCAAGTTATGTATCCATTGCAGGTGTACTCATATCACTTGTGCTCTCCATTCTGACTTTTGTGAGAGTTGCCGGCGGATATCACCTCGATACAGTTGTATACGAATGGGTAATAGCCGGAAATATACACATACCGTTTGGAATTCTTATTGACCAACTAACGGCGATTATGCTTATAGTCGTGACCTTTGTAAGTACAATGGTTCATATCTATTCTCTAGGCTATATGCATCATGATCCTGGTCACTGGAGATTCTTTACATATCTTTCCATTTTTACATTATCGATGCTTATTCTGGTACTTGGCAACAATTTCCTGATGCTTTTTGTTGGCTGGGAACTTGTTGGTCTTTCATCATACCTACTGATCGGTTTTTGGTTTCATAAAGACAGTGCAGCTGATGCCAGTAAGAAGGCTTTCGTGGTCAATAGAATTGGTGACTTCGGTTTTTATATAGGACTATTACTGGTTATAATTACATTTAACAGTCTCAGTTACAGCGACGCATTCAATATCCATGCGATAGAACAGGCAAAAGAGATAACTTATCCGATATTCGGCATCCAGATGAGTCTTCTGGATATAATGACTTTTGGACTTTTCTGCGGTGCAATTGGAAAATCTGCTCAATTTCCCCTGCATGTATGGCTGCCGGATGCTATGGAAGGTCCTACTCCGGTTTCAGCATTAATACACGCAGCTACAATGGTTACAGCCGGTGTTTACATGGTAGCACGCTGTAATCCTCTTTTCGCTCAGGCTGAGGTTACCAGTGTAATTGTAGTGTATGTGGGTGCAATTACAGCCTTTTTAGGGGCAACAATCGGTTTGACACAGTTCGACTTCAAAAGAGTACTGGCTTATTCAACAGTCAGCCAGTTAGGATATATGATAATGGCTGCAGGTGCGGGAGCATATGTGGCGGCAATATTCCACCTGTTCACACATGCATTCTTCAAAGCTCTGCTCTTTCTCTGCTCAGGTAGTGTAATGCATGCTATGCAGGATGAACTGGACATCAGAAAGATGGGCGGGCTTATTAAGAAGATGCCTATTACCGGCTATACCTTTTTGATTGGATGTATTGCAATAGCAGGTATTCCACCGCTTGCAGGCTTCTGGAGTAAAGACGAAATTCTTGCTATGACCTTTTCCGCTGATTTTAAGTTTGCATGGTTTATCGGTGCAGTGGTTGCTTTTATGACTGCATTTTACATGTTTAGGCTTTGGTGGATGGTCTTCAAAGGTGAACCAAGGGATAAGCACCTTTACGATCATGCTCATGAATCACCGTCTTCAATGACAGTACCGCTTATTTTGCTTGCGATACTTTCGGTTGTTGTGGGTGCTATATTCGGATATCCGCTTGAAAACGGTTACATACATTCTTTCCTCGGACCGGTACTTACACCGGCTCATGCCGGAGCACATCATATGAGTGCTGCACTTTCAACCGGCTTGATGATTTTATCAATTGTTCTTGCAGCAGCAGGTATATATGTATCGTATCTTTATTACATTCAAAAACCCGAACTGCCCGGTAAAACGGTTAAAGCCTTTAAGCCGGTGCATAACTTCTTTTACCGTAAATGGTACTTTGATGAAGTGTATGATGCAGTTATTATCCAGCCGATTGTGCTTATTTCAAGATTCCTGTGGAAAGGATTCGACAACAATGTGATAGATTTTATAGTGAATGGTGTCGGATGGATTGCAAGATCACTGGGAAGCTTTCTCAGGATTATTCAGACCGGCCGTATGCAGACTTATCTGTTCACAATGGTGCTGGGTGTTGTGATTTTACTATCAATATTTTATATGGGATATTAG
- a CDS encoding NADH-quinone oxidoreductase subunit M, which produces MIDNILTTLIFFPLLAAFLIFLFFRSGKATMWATFVASVIELIMTMPLMFNFNKGTAAMQFVEKVDWIPAFGIQYYLGVDGISVLMIFLTTLLTAIAILGSFTYIQKRQREFYLSMLVLETGMVGVFLALDFFLFYIFWEAMLIPMYLIIGVWGGPRRIYAAVKFFLYTLGGSLLMMLAIIALYFKHGAITGVYTFDILQIASVTYPAEFQIFVFLAFFLGFAIKVPMFPFHTWLPDAHVEAPTAGSVILAGVLLKMGTYGFLRFCLPITPLASIKFVPLIATLSVIAIIYGALVAMVQDDIKKLVAYSSVSHMGFVTLGIYAFNPAGIEGGILQMFNHGIITGALFLLVGLIYERTHTRIINEYGGIAAKVPVFATFFLIFTMASVALPSMGGFIGEFLILVGSFQAFSNYAIVATIGVIFAAVYMLWMYQRVFFHKLNPKWEKLLDVNVREVIYMAPLIILVFWVGLYPETFTSYMHESVAKLVENIQAVKVAMK; this is translated from the coding sequence ATGATAGATAACATTTTGACTACACTTATATTTTTCCCGCTTCTGGCTGCATTTCTGATCTTTTTGTTCTTCAGAAGCGGAAAAGCCACAATGTGGGCTACTTTTGTGGCCAGCGTTATTGAACTGATAATGACAATGCCCCTGATGTTTAACTTTAACAAGGGGACTGCAGCTATGCAGTTTGTTGAAAAAGTAGACTGGATTCCGGCTTTTGGTATTCAGTATTATCTTGGCGTTGACGGTATATCAGTACTAATGATTTTTCTTACAACTCTTCTTACAGCGATTGCAATACTGGGGTCTTTTACGTATATACAAAAAAGACAGAGAGAATTTTACCTTTCCATGCTGGTATTAGAAACAGGTATGGTAGGGGTTTTTCTTGCTCTTGACTTCTTTCTCTTTTACATCTTCTGGGAAGCAATGCTTATTCCCATGTATCTGATAATCGGTGTATGGGGCGGCCCAAGACGTATATACGCTGCAGTTAAGTTTTTCCTATATACATTGGGCGGTTCCCTGTTGATGATGCTGGCAATTATTGCACTTTACTTTAAACATGGTGCTATTACCGGAGTATATACATTTGATATCTTACAAATTGCATCTGTTACTTATCCCGCTGAATTTCAAATATTTGTATTCCTGGCGTTTTTCCTTGGGTTTGCTATTAAGGTTCCCATGTTCCCGTTTCATACATGGCTTCCGGATGCACACGTGGAGGCTCCAACAGCCGGTTCAGTCATACTGGCAGGAGTACTGTTGAAAATGGGTACTTACGGCTTTCTGCGTTTCTGCCTCCCCATTACGCCTCTTGCGTCAATAAAATTTGTTCCATTGATTGCAACACTTTCCGTAATTGCAATTATTTACGGTGCATTAGTGGCAATGGTGCAGGATGATATCAAGAAACTTGTGGCGTATTCTTCAGTCAGTCACATGGGTTTTGTTACATTGGGAATTTATGCCTTTAACCCTGCCGGAATTGAAGGTGGCATACTTCAGATGTTTAACCATGGGATAATTACAGGGGCCCTTTTCCTTTTGGTGGGGCTTATTTACGAAAGAACTCATACACGTATTATCAACGAATACGGTGGTATTGCTGCGAAAGTGCCGGTATTTGCGACATTTTTTCTTATTTTTACTATGGCATCAGTAGCTCTGCCGAGTATGGGCGGTTTTATTGGTGAATTTCTCATACTGGTTGGTAGTTTTCAGGCATTTTCAAATTATGCGATAGTAGCTACAATCGGTGTTATTTTTGCAGCAGTTTATATGTTGTGGATGTATCAGCGGGTGTTTTTCCACAAATTGAACCCAAAATGGGAGAAACTGCTGGATGTGAATGTCCGGGAAGTAATATATATGGCACCGTTGATTATACTGGTGTTCTGGGTAGGTCTATATCCGGAAACTTTTACCTCATACATGCATGAGAGCGTGGCAAAATTGGTTGAAAATATCCAAGCTGTTAAAGTAGCGATGAAATAA
- a CDS encoding ferritin family protein: protein MAEITIKKALEDAKEKEILAYEFYKKLENIVSDLGAKSIIRELAEEEVKHKEFIEKVIETGKIDEFTMNTKCYYTDLGISKIVIPEVITEDLSVQDVLRIAMKHEDNSRIFYEKMAERFKGEEAEEVFQKLAVEESCHRNNIQEIYDNIILSEN, encoded by the coding sequence ATGGCTGAGATAACGATTAAGAAAGCACTTGAAGATGCTAAAGAGAAAGAGATTCTGGCTTATGAATTTTACAAAAAGCTGGAAAACATAGTGTCAGACTTGGGTGCAAAATCCATAATAAGAGAGCTTGCCGAGGAAGAGGTCAAACACAAAGAATTTATTGAAAAAGTTATTGAAACCGGAAAAATCGATGAATTTACGATGAATACCAAATGTTATTATACTGACCTGGGTATTTCCAAAATAGTAATTCCTGAGGTCATTACGGAGGATTTGTCTGTACAGGATGTTCTCAGAATTGCAATGAAACATGAAGATAATTCCAGAATATTTTATGAAAAAATGGCTGAACGCTTTAAAGGGGAAGAAGCCGAGGAAGTTTTTCAAAAACTGGCAGTTGAAGAGTCATGCCACAGAAATAATATACAAGAAATTTATGACAATATAATACTTAGTGAGAATTAA